The sequence below is a genomic window from Novosphingobium aureum.
GCGCATCGCCTGTACCTGATCGGGCGTGAACGGGATGATCGAGAACAGGCCGTTCTGGCTACCCAGCGCAGTCAGGTCGACGCCACCGGTCTTGCCTGCCTCAGCAAGGCGCGCGCGCACCTGACGCATGCGCTCGCGCATCTGGTCTAGCTCGTCGAGCCACTGCGCGGTCAGGGTCTCGTCCTCGAGCACCACACGCACCGCCGCGCCGCCATGATCGGGCGGCTGCGACCAGTTGGCGCGTGCGAGAGCATGGCCGTTCGACATGATCGCACCCAGCTCTGCCGGATCCTTGGCCACCGCGTAGAGCGCGCCGACACGGTCGCGGTAGAGGCCGAAGTTCTTGTCGCACGAATAGCAGACCAGAGCTTCGCTCACCGCGCCGAGGACGCGGCGAAGACCGTAGGCATCCTCTTCCATGCCCTGGCCGAGGCCCTGGTAGGCAAGGTCGATGATCGGAAGCACCGCGCTCTTGGCAAGGATTGCGGCGATTTCGTCCCAGTCGGCGGGCGCATAGTCGATGCCGGTCGGGTTGTGGCAGCAGCCGTGCAGCAGCACCGCGTCACCTTCACCCCCTGCGGCCAGCGCGCTGCGCAGCGCGTCCATGTCGACCTTGCCGTCCTCGCCGGCATGGTTGAACTCGAAGACCTCGAGACCGAGATCCTTGCAGATCTGGTTGTGGTTGGGCCAGCTCGGCTTGCCGACGATGATCCGCTTCACGCCCGCGCGCTGCGCCATGGCAAGCGCGAGACGCAGCGAACCGGTGCCGCCCGGGGTCTGCATGCCCACGATCCGACCGTCCATGTCGGGATTCGCCTTGCCGAAGATGTACGGCATCAGCGCGTGGACGAAGCCCATGTCGCCCTCGGGGCCGAGGTAGGCTTTCGAATCCTGCGTCTCGACCAGCTTCTTCTCCGCCGCCTTGATGGCGCCGAAGACGGGCGTTTCGCCCTGACCGGTACGGTAGACGCCGACACCGAGGTCGATCTTGTCTGCGCGCGGATCGTCGTTGTGGAGCTTGATCAGCGCAAGAAGCGCGTCGGCGGGCTGTTGCTGAAGATTGGTAAGCATGGCGCGCGGCCATTACTCCGAGCCCGGAATTTGCGCAACAGCCGATCTTGCAACTTTGTTGCGCGCAGCGCACGAGCCCGCAAAAGCATCGGGCGCGCCTTCGTGGTGAAGGCGCGCCCGATCTTGCTTTGGAGCGGTTACCGGCTCGTCAGAAAGGCAGCCAGCGCTGCTTCTCCGAGAACTTCATGTAACCGATGTTCGCGCCCAGACGCAGGCCGGCACCCGCACGAACCGGGATCAGGACCGTATCGCCGCGGCGCAGGTAGCTGACGTTAAAGCCACCGATCAGGTAGGCCTGCCCCTCGCCCGCACCGAAGCGCTTGTAGAGGTCGTCAGTGTCGTAGAGGTTGTAGACCAGCACGAAGGTGCTCGCCGCGTTGGCGCCCGCATCGAAACCGATCGAGGGCCCCGTCCAGTAGACCGGGCGCTCGCCCTCGACCTTGTGGAACAGCGTCCCCGAACCGTAGCGCACGCCCACCGCAAAGGCGCCGCCCGCCTCGCGCCCGACGATGTAGCCGTTGGGCTCGCCCTGCTTCTTGAGCAGGTCCTTGATCAGGTCCGCAAGCCCCTGCGCGCCCTTGCCGAATACGCCCTCGGCCGCGCCGATCAGATCGTCCTCGTGGTAGGTCGTGTCATCGGCCTGCCGCGCCGTTGCGGTCGCGGCGCCCTGATAGGTCTGCGAGCCCGATTCGACCGGCATCCCGTTGCCCGCACTTGAAGTGCCATAGCCCTCGGGCACGTCCTGCTGCTCGGCCGGATACTGCGTCTGCGCAGGGTATTGCGTCTGTGCGGGATACTGAGTCTGTGCAGGATACGTCTGTGCAGGATACTGGCCTTGCGCCGAAGACTGGGCCTGTGCCCCCGACTGTGCCGGAAAACTGGTGTCGCCACCGTTGAGGTCCCCGTCGATCGCCGCATCGGGATCGACGGTCTGAACCTGCGCATGAGCGCCTGTGATCGGCGTGAGCACGGCCAGCGCAGCGGCCACCAGCGTTGTCAGGCGCGCTTGGCCCTTGGTCTGCTTGAACACCGACATTGAATCTGGGCCTCCTCGCCCTCTTGCGAACCTCTTGGACACGCCCCCCGGGCGCACGGATGCTGACTGCCGAAAAGAGTCCACCGCGCCTGACCTCGCAATGAACGGGCGATGGACCGAGTCGGTTTTGCGGCAGGCCGAATCGCGGAAGAATCCGGAGTCGTGCATGGCGCGGGGCCCTAAAACAAAATTTGCTGCATTGCGCCCCTTGCAGCCTGAGAATCCCATGGCTATAGGGCGCGCTCTGAGCCGCTTGCGGAGACGTGGGTGAGTGGCTGAAACCAGTTCCCTGCTAAGGAACCGTACTCTATCAGGGTACCGAGGGTTCGAATCCCTCCGTCTCCGCCACCGGCTGCTGATTTTGTTGAGATTTTCTCCAAAATCAGCAGCATGTTGCCATAGTAGCTCCCCGATAGGTCGGGCGTTTGAGCGCCAATGCGGATCTTATCCTTTCGTTGCTCACCGCAATCCCCTTCAGCCGCCGACCTGTGCAATTCGTGTTGTCGATAAAGGCTTACGTGATGTGAAGGACTTGGCAGTCTCGGAGCGTCGTATTACTGGAAAAATCACTTACGGACTCTTCTCAGTTACGCAATTTGAGATTGATCAGCGCACGCACCTTCATTCCTGCCGTGCCTCAAGGAATGGTCAGGATGGCACCGGTAGAGCACTGCACTCGGTCGAGTGCTTGCGACGCATTATGCTGCGTAGCAGTAGGTAGCTAACAATCGCGGCGGAAGCCCCTACAATTCCATCTAGCGCGTAGTGCCAGCCCAGCGAGATCGAGAGCGCGAAAATCAACATGGCATATGCAACTGCCCACGGAAACAGCCTGGGAGCGATTACCCGCGCCGTGATCGCGATCCACGTCGACATCACGACATGCAGAGAAGGCATCGCCGAGATGCCGCTTCCTAGCAGGGAGCCTTTTGCTTGGTAGGTTGTCCAAAGATAGTCGGCTATGCGTGCCGTCTCCTCATCCACCACTAGTCCCGCAAAGCGATTGCCGTAACCCATGCGCTCGTAAAAAATCGGGCCAACCGCGGGCATGAGCATGTGAATGACCGGTCCGATCACAAGCCACAGCACAAAGTAATGCAACATGATCGCGGACCTCTCTGGAGAGCGAGGGGCACTAGCGGCAACCAGTAGTGTCCCGATGATCGCTACAAACCAGGACCGGTGATAGACATGCCCGACATAACGAAAATTCATCCACGAAAATAATGTCCATGGGTCATGCCCCAAGAACAGAGCCCTGTCTTGTTCGGCAAGCGCCCTATCAGCCCAGAACACGACATGGAAATTGAGCATTGATTTGGTCCACGTAAAGACCATGAGACCAAGACTTGCTACAAGAACGACCCCGGTCAAGTGTCCGATGCCAGAGCGATGGCGCGAGATAATGGACCACATCTCTCGCAAGGGGGACACAGGACGGGCAAGGATGACTTGCCAAGTCGCCCAGATCGAGCAAATCACCGTTGCGATGATAAAGCAACCTATCGGGGTGCTCGTTGCGTGCAAAAGAAACAAGTAGCTCGGAGTCGCTGCAATTGCACAAGTTCCAACAGCTCCGGTCAACGCCAAAGCTGGAACAATCCAGTCACGATCTTCAACAAGTCGTCTCATACGAAGAGATCACAACCAAAATAGAATTATTGCAAGTCAATTAACGAATACTAACAGCGGGCCTAATGACCCGGCGCGATGAAGCCGGGGTGCTCAAGTCGGCGAATGCCGGCTTTCGGCGCGCCTAGCTTTGCTCTAGGCAGCGCAGCTCCGGCCAGATCGCTGGCAGTCTTCGAGGATCGGACGATGATCACATTCGCACGGCGCAAGCGCGATACCGGCAACTCTGCGCCGATCATCGTGCGCGCCATATCAATGATTCTTGGCCTGTCGGTTCTGGCGCTGGTTCTGCCGTTCCCCTCCGAGGCGAAAGCGCAGGCGAGCGAAGGAGCCAGCGCCCGTGCGCAGATCCAGAACGATCCTGTCGCCCCGCGGCGCGGCGCGCGCAAGGGTGACGTCGTTCTGGTCCTCTTCTCCGACTACCAGTGCCCCTATTGCAGGCGGCTGCACCCGATGCTCGAGCAATTGCTCAAGGAAGACCCGAAGGTCACCGTCGTCTATCGCGACTGGCCGATCCTCAGCCAGGGCTCGGTCGATGCGGCCAAGGCCGCCATCGCCGCCAATTATCAGGGCAAGCACAAGGCCTTCGACGCAGCGCTGATGCAGATTTCGGGACGAATTGGCACCGAGGACATCCGCGCCGCCGCCACGCGCGCAGGGGTCGACTGGAAACGCCTCCAGTCCGACCTCAAGCTGCACAAGGACGATATCGAAGGTCTGCTCGGACGCAATGACCTCTACGCAACGATGCTGGGCCTTTCCGGCACCCCGGGCATGCTGGTCGGACCATACCTCGTACCCGGCGTGGTCGACATGGCGGGCCTGCGCAAAGTGGTGGGAATGGCCCGTGCGCGATCGGGGACCACAGGGGACTGAGGCGCGCGCCGCACGGGGGCGATGCCGAGCAAGGCCGGCCCACGCACTCGGTGAAACGCCGGGCCGGCCTCGCCCCGTTCGCCCACTCCCCCAAAAGGGACGAACCGGTACCGTTGCAGCAAGGCTGCTCCGGTGGCGAGTGCAGCCCTAGACATCAATGATTTCAGAAGTCTTTCACAATTCTTGCAAGCTGGTTCCGCGCTGCGCCGCGAGCGACACGGCTGGCGCCTCGCTCTGACGCAGCGCCTCGCCGATGAGCAGCAGCGCAGGACCATCGCCAAGCGCGGTACGCGCGGCCAGCGGCAGCAGCGAGAGCTGGGTGTGGAAAGTGCGCTCTTGCGGCAGGCTCGCATTCTCGACCAGAGCGACGGGCGTGGTAGCCGGCAACCCGGCCTCGATCAGGCGGGCCGAGACTTGGCCCGCAGCCGCCTTGCCCATGTAGACCGCGAGCGTCGCTTCGGGATCGGCGAGCCGCTCCCAGTCGAGCACCAGCTCCTCGCCCGCCCGGGCATGCGCGGTGACGAAGGTCAGCTTGCGCGCGAGGCCGCGCAGGGTGAGCGAGGCCCCGAGCCCTGCCGCAGCCGCACTCGCCGCGGTAACGCCGGGGCATACCCGGACCGCTACGCCCGCAGCACGGCAAGCGTCGAGCTCCTCGGTTGAGCGACCGAAGATCGAGGGATCGCCGCCCTTGAGGCGCACCACCCGCTCACCGGCAAGCGCGGCCTCGACGATCAGCGCATCGATTGCCTTCTGCTCCTTCGAATGGCGCCCGGAGCGCTTGCCGACATAGACCTTGCGGCTACGGCGCGGTGCAAGTGCGAGCACTTCGGGTCCGACCAGCGCATCATGGAAGATCACGCTGGCAGAAGCGATCAGCCGCTCGGCCTTGCGGGTCAGCAGTTCGGGATCGCCGGGACCAGCCCCGACCAGCCAGACCGAACCCTCGGGGAAATCGTCATGATGGGGGGCAATCATTCCGCAGGCTCCCTTGTCGTGTTTGAACATGCCTCGAGCAACTTGGCGATGGCCGGGCGGCACGAGCCGCAGTTGGTCCCGGCGCGGGTGCAGGACCCGATTGCCGCGACGGTGTCGGCGCCACTTTCGGCCGCTGCCGTGATGTCGTTCGCGCCGACGCCATGGCACACGCATACGATCGGACCGCGATCGGGCTGCGGCGTGCTCGGGCGCGCGGCGAGCAGTTCGCAGGCGCTTGCCTCATCGAGGCCAAGCTGGCCCGCTACCCAGGCGCGCTGCGGCAGGCGCCCCTTGCGCGTCAGGAAGGCCGCCGCGAGCAGCACGCCATCCTCGCCGCGCACCGCGATGCGGCGCATGCCGCGCGCGAAGTCGGCAACCTCGAGCCGCTCGCCTTCGGGAAGCAGTGCATCGAGATCGACACTGCCCTCGCCGGCAAGTTCGTAGAGCCAGCCTGCGGCGACCTTCGAGCGGGTCCAGTAGAGCAGACCATGCGGCTCGATTGCCTCGCGCAACACGAGAAAGGCCTGCCAGTCGGGCGTGAGCGGCATCGCGCGCGCGGCATTGTTCTTGAAACCGGGCTGGCCGGAGACCGGGTCGACCTGCTGGCCGGGAAGGAGATTGGCGCGCCCTTCCCCGCTCATCGCATCGGCCCAGTGCATCGGCACGCAGATCTCGCCGCGGCGCTGTCCCTCGCTCACCATCACGCGAAAGACCGCGCTGCCCTGCCGGGTCACGATCCTTGCGAGCCCCCCGTCGTGCAATCCGTCCTTCGCGGCATCGGCGGGGTGAACCTCGAGCAAAGGTTCCGGGCGATGCTGCGAGAGCGTCGCCGAAAGGCCTGTGCGGGTCATGGTGTGCCACTGGTCGCGGTAGCGCGCCGTGTTGAGCCGCAGCGGAAAGGCGCGGTCGAAGCTCTGCGCCGAAGGACGCACCGTGACCATGCGCGCCTTGCCCGAGGGGCGCGGAAAGCGCCATGCCAGCGGACGTTCGCCGCCCCACTGGAACGGCTGCATCGTCTCGTAGGCCTCGTCCGAGAGGTCAGCATGCGCGGTGAGGTCGAGGCAAAGGCCGCGCGCTGCGGAAAGCCGCGTCATCGCTGCATATTCCCGGAAGACCGAGGCAGCATTGGGCCAGTCGAAGGCCGCTTCCCAGCCCATGCGGGCAGCGACCCCGGCGATGATGCGCCAGTCGGCGCGGGCCTCGCCGGGACTGGCGAAGAGGCGACGCTGGCGCGAGACACGGCGTTCGGAATTGGTGACGGTGCCGTCCTTCTCGCCCCAGGCTTCGGCGGGCAGGAGGATGTCGGCATGGCGCGCGGTGTCGGTCCCAGCGATCACGTCGGAGACGACCAGCGTCTCGCAGCGCGCAAGCGCCTCGCGCACGAAGCCGCTGTCGGGCATCGAGACCGCCGGATTGGTCGCCATGACCCACAGGAACTTGATCTTGCCCTCGTGAACCGCGCGGAACATGTCCACCGCCTTGAGACCGGGCCCGGAGCACAGCTGCGGCGCCTTCCAGAACGCGGCCACGTCGCGCCGCTCGTCCTCGGAGAACCCGAGGTGACACGCCAGCGTACTGGCGAGCCCGCCGACCTCGCGGCCGCCCATCGCGTTGGGCTGGCCGGTGATCGAGAACGGGCCTGCCCCGATGCGGTTGATGCGTCCCGTCGCGAGATGCAGGTTGATGATCGCGTTGCCCTTGTCGGTACCCGCGACCGACTGGTTGGAGCCTTGCGAGAACAGCGTGATCATGCGCGGATGGGCGACGACCAGCGTGCACAGCTGCTCGAACAGCTTGGGCGCAATCCCCGGATCGCAATCGAGCCCGGTCCAGAAGTCGGGATCGACCTCGACCCGCCCGTTGAGGAAGGCATGGTCATGCATGCCCAGCGCCATCATGCGCGCCAGCAGGGCATTGAACAGCGCGACGTCGCCGTCGGGTGCTACGGGTATGTGGAGGTCGGCCTGCTCGGCCGTCTCGGTCCGGCGTGGATCGATCACCACGATCTTCGTGCCGCGCCGCTCACGCGTCTTCTCGATGCGCTGCCACACGACCGGGTGGCACCATGCCGTATTGGAGCCGACCAGCACGATCAGGTCTGCGGCATCGAGGTCCTCGTAGGAACAAGGCACCACGTCCTCGCCGAAGGCACGGTTGTAGGCGGCGACCGCGCTCGCCATGCACAGGCGCGAATTGGTGTCGATGTTGCCGGTGCCGATGAAACCCTTCATCAGCTTGTTGGCCGCGTAATAGTCCTCGGTCAGGAGCTGGCCCGAGACATAGAAAGCGACGCTTTCGGGACCGTGCTCGTCGATCGCCTTGCGCATCCTGTGCGCGACGGCGTCGAGCGCCCCGTCCCAGTCCGTGCGCGCACCGTCGACCACGGGGTGCAGGAGCCGCCCCTCGAGCCCGACGGTCTCGCCAAGGTGCGTGCCCTTCGAGCAGAGCCGCCCGCCGTTCGCCGGGTGGCTTCGGTCTCCGGCGATCACGACCCCCCGATCGTCACCGCCAGAGACCTCGGCCACGATACCGCAGCCGACACCGCAATAGGCGCAGGTGGTACGGATCGGCGCCATGCGCTCAGGCCGCCTCGGCCTGGTTGCCAGAGCCGATCACGGCAGAGCGCAGGAGGTAGAGCCGCCCGGCATCGACACGCAGCGGGATCGTCGGCACGCAGCCCTCGTCCCCGCCCAGCGCCATGCCGGTGCGCAGCGAGATGTTCCAGTTGTGCAAGGGACAGGTCACCACGTCGCCATGGACGATGCCCTGGCTTAGCGGCCCCTGCCGGTGCGGGCAGGTATTCTCGATTGCGAAGAACTCGCCGCGCATGGTGCGGAACACCGCGATCTCGCGGACCTTGGCGCCGCTCGCATCCTCGACCGGAAGCGTGCGCGCAGTGCCTGCCTCGATCTGCTGTGCAGACCCGATATCCAGCCAGTCTCCGATCACGATACGGTCTCCATTTCCATCGGGCGCACGGTGGCGATGTGCTGGTGCAGGTCCGAACGCTCACCCTCGGCGCGCCGGGCCCAGGGGTCGTCCTGCATGAACTGCTGCGAATAGCGGAATGCCGCGGCATAAGTGGCGATTGCACCATCCTCGGCGAGGCGGTCCTTGACGTATTGCAAGCCGACCCGCTCGACCCAGGGCGCGGTGCGCTCGAGGTAGTGGGCCTCCTCGCGGTAGAGCTGGATGAAGGCAGCACACACGTCGAGCGCCTCCTGCTCGGTCTCGACCTTGCAAAGGAGGTCGGTGGCGCGAACCTTGATGCCGCCGTTGCCCGCGATGTGCAGTTCGTAGCCACTGTCGACGCAGACCACGCCGAAGTCCTTGATCGTCGCCTCCGCGCAGTTGCGGGGGCAGCCCGAGACCGCGATCTTGAACTTGTGCGGCATCCACGAGCCCCAGGTCATGCGCTCGATCTGGACGCCGAGCCCGGTCGAATCCTGGGTGCCGAAGCGGCACCATTCCGAACCGACGCAGGTCTTCACCGTGCGCAGCGACTTGCCATAGGCATGGCCCGAGACCATCCCGGCGGCGTTGAGGTCGGCCCAGACCGCGGGCAGGTCCTCCTTCTTGATGCCGAAGATGTCGAGCCGCTGGCCGCCGGTAACCTTGACCATCGGCGCGTCGTACTTCTCGACCACGTCTGCGATCGCGCGCAGTTCGCGCGGGTTGGTGAGCCCGCCCCACATGCGCGGGACGACCGAATAGGTGCCGTCCTTCTGGATGTTGGCGTGCATGCGCTCGTTGACGAAGCGGCTCTTCTGGTCATCCTCGTATTCGTCCGGCCATGCGCACAGCAGGTAGTAGTTGAGCGCAGGGCGGCACGAGGCGCAGCCGTCGGGCGTCGACCAGTGCAGTTCCTGCATTACCTGCGGGATCAGCTTGAGCTCCTTCTCGAGGATCAGCGCGCGCACGTCGTCGTGAGTGAAGCTGGTGCACTTGCACAAGGTCTTCGGTCCGCTCTCGACCTCGCCGCCCAGCGTCAGCGAGAGCAGGCTCTCGACCAGTCCGGTGCACGAGCCGCACGAGGCCGAGGCCTTGCAGGTCGAGCGCACGGCATCGAGCGAGTGCGATCCGTCATTGATGCACGAGACGACCTGGCCCTTGGAGACGCCGTTGCACCCGCAGATCTCGGCATCGTCCGAGAGGGCCGCAACGGCAGCATTAGGGTCCGCGAGCGCACCCCCGGACGCGAAGGCCTGACCGAAAATGAGTGCCTCGCGAATGTCCGAGACGTCCTCGCCCTTCTTGAGCAGGTCGAAGTACCACGAGCCATCGGCGGTATCGCCGTAGAGCACCGCGCCCACGACCTTGTTGCCCTGCACGATCACGCGCTTGTAGATCCCGCGCGAGGCATCGCGCATGACAATGTCCTCGCAAGGCTCGCCGTCGGGCCCCGGTGCACCGGAGAAATCGCCGGCGGAGAACAGGTCGATCCCCGAGACCTTGAGCTTGGTCGAGGTCACCGAACCCGCATAGCCGGTCGGGCGGTCGGTGACGTGATCGGCAAGTGCGCGGCACATTTCCCACAGCGGCGCGACGAGGCCGTAGCACAGGCCCCGGTGCTGGACGCATTCTCCAACCGAGAGGATCGCCGGGTCCGAGGTGACCATGTGATCGTCGACGAGAATGCCGCGCTCGACGTCCAGCCCGGCGGCCTTGGCCAGCCCGGTCGAGGGGCGAATACCGACGGCCATGACGACGATGTCGGCAGGAATCTCGGTCCCGTCCTCGAGCAGGACGCCGGTAACCTTGCCCTGCTTGCCGAGCACTTCCTTGGTGTTGGCGCCAGTAAGGATGGTCTGCCCGCGGCTTTCCAGCTCGGTCTTGAGTAGGTAGCCCGCAGCCTCGTCGAGCTGGCGCTCCATGAGCGTTGGCATGAGATGGATCACGGTGACCTTCATCCCGCGCAGCGAGAGACCGTGCGCTGCCTCGAGCCCGAGCAGGCCGCCGCCGATGACGACCGCATTGCCGCCTTTGTCGGCGGCTGCGAGCATCCTGTCGACGTCGTCGAGATCGCGAAAGGTGACCACGCCTTCGAGGTCCTTGCCCGGAACCGGGATGATGAAGGGTTCCGAACCCGTGGCGATGAGCAGCTTGTCGTAAGGCTCGGTGCGACCCGAAGCGGCGACGACGGTCTGGTTCGCGCGGTCGATGTGATCGACGCGGTCACCCGAAACGAGCGTGATGCCGTTGTCGGCATACCATTCGCTGGTGTTGATGACGATTTCGTCGAAAGTCTTCTCGCCGGCGAGAACGGGCGAAAGCATGATCCGGTTGTAGTTCACGCGCGGCTCGGCGCCGAAGATCGTGACCTCGAAGCGGCCCGGATCGCGGGCGAGGATTTCCTCCACCGCGCGGCAGCCCGCCATGCCGTTGCCGATCACCACCAGCTTCTCGCGCTTGCCGCCGGGAAGCCCCCCATTCGCGAAGTTCATCGGTGCATTCACGTCCCGTCTCCGTCCGTGACGCGCACACAAAAAAACCGCCTCGAGCCTGTCCCTGAAGGGAAAGGCACGGGCGGCTTCGTTGCCACGCGTCTGCAAATCTGAAAGCAAGGCGCTTGAAATCGTCCAGCTGTGGACGGCGCAATCTTGCTATGTCTTGTTTAACTGATTCGGCAGGTTTGCAGCAAGCCTGTTTTTGCGTCCACCTGCCAAAAAAGCATCCCGCCCCGAAAAAAGGCGGGACACCAGAGCGGCATCACCAGGACTTGTAAGGCAGGAATTTGCCGCTCATCACGACCTCGACGCGGTCGCCCTTTTCGTGGGTTATGCGATTGATTTCCATGTCGAAATCGATCGCACTCATGATCCCGTCGCCGAACTTTTCCTGGACCAGTTCCTTGAAT
It includes:
- a CDS encoding DsbA family protein; the encoded protein is MITFARRKRDTGNSAPIIVRAISMILGLSVLALVLPFPSEAKAQASEGASARAQIQNDPVAPRRGARKGDVVLVLFSDYQCPYCRRLHPMLEQLLKEDPKVTVVYRDWPILSQGSVDAAKAAIAANYQGKHKAFDAALMQISGRIGTEDIRAAATRAGVDWKRLQSDLKLHKDDIEGLLGRNDLYATMLGLSGTPGMLVGPYLVPGVVDMAGLRKVVGMARARSGTTGD
- a CDS encoding amino acid aminotransferase, whose translation is MLTNLQQQPADALLALIKLHNDDPRADKIDLGVGVYRTGQGETPVFGAIKAAEKKLVETQDSKAYLGPEGDMGFVHALMPYIFGKANPDMDGRIVGMQTPGGTGSLRLALAMAQRAGVKRIIVGKPSWPNHNQICKDLGLEVFEFNHAGEDGKVDMDALRSALAAGGEGDAVLLHGCCHNPTGIDYAPADWDEIAAILAKSAVLPIIDLAYQGLGQGMEEDAYGLRRVLGAVSEALVCYSCDKNFGLYRDRVGALYAVAKDPAELGAIMSNGHALARANWSQPPDHGGAAVRVVLEDETLTAQWLDELDQMRERMRQVRARLAEAGKTGGVDLTALGSQNGLFSIIPFTPDQVQAMRKEHGIYFAGSGRINVAGLTTGNIEKFIAAVAQVTG
- a CDS encoding phosphatase PAP2 family protein, whose product is MRRLVEDRDWIVPALALTGAVGTCAIAATPSYLFLLHATSTPIGCFIIATVICSIWATWQVILARPVSPLREMWSIISRHRSGIGHLTGVVLVASLGLMVFTWTKSMLNFHVVFWADRALAEQDRALFLGHDPWTLFSWMNFRYVGHVYHRSWFVAIIGTLLVAASAPRSPERSAIMLHYFVLWLVIGPVIHMLMPAVGPIFYERMGYGNRFAGLVVDEETARIADYLWTTYQAKGSLLGSGISAMPSLHVVMSTWIAITARVIAPRLFPWAVAYAMLIFALSISLGWHYALDGIVGASAAIVSYLLLRSIMRRKHSTECSALPVPS
- the nirB gene encoding nitrite reductase large subunit NirB codes for the protein MNFANGGLPGGKREKLVVIGNGMAGCRAVEEILARDPGRFEVTIFGAEPRVNYNRIMLSPVLAGEKTFDEIVINTSEWYADNGITLVSGDRVDHIDRANQTVVAASGRTEPYDKLLIATGSEPFIIPVPGKDLEGVVTFRDLDDVDRMLAAADKGGNAVVIGGGLLGLEAAHGLSLRGMKVTVIHLMPTLMERQLDEAAGYLLKTELESRGQTILTGANTKEVLGKQGKVTGVLLEDGTEIPADIVVMAVGIRPSTGLAKAAGLDVERGILVDDHMVTSDPAILSVGECVQHRGLCYGLVAPLWEMCRALADHVTDRPTGYAGSVTSTKLKVSGIDLFSAGDFSGAPGPDGEPCEDIVMRDASRGIYKRVIVQGNKVVGAVLYGDTADGSWYFDLLKKGEDVSDIREALIFGQAFASGGALADPNAAVAALSDDAEICGCNGVSKGQVVSCINDGSHSLDAVRSTCKASASCGSCTGLVESLLSLTLGGEVESGPKTLCKCTSFTHDDVRALILEKELKLIPQVMQELHWSTPDGCASCRPALNYYLLCAWPDEYEDDQKSRFVNERMHANIQKDGTYSVVPRMWGGLTNPRELRAIADVVEKYDAPMVKVTGGQRLDIFGIKKEDLPAVWADLNAAGMVSGHAYGKSLRTVKTCVGSEWCRFGTQDSTGLGVQIERMTWGSWMPHKFKIAVSGCPRNCAEATIKDFGVVCVDSGYELHIAGNGGIKVRATDLLCKVETEQEALDVCAAFIQLYREEAHYLERTAPWVERVGLQYVKDRLAEDGAIATYAAAFRYSQQFMQDDPWARRAEGERSDLHQHIATVRPMEMETVS
- the nirD gene encoding nitrite reductase small subunit NirD, which produces MIGDWLDIGSAQQIEAGTARTLPVEDASGAKVREIAVFRTMRGEFFAIENTCPHRQGPLSQGIVHGDVVTCPLHNWNISLRTGMALGGDEGCVPTIPLRVDAGRLYLLRSAVIGSGNQAEAA
- a CDS encoding DUF1134 domain-containing protein translates to MSVFKQTKGQARLTTLVAAALAVLTPITGAHAQVQTVDPDAAIDGDLNGGDTSFPAQSGAQAQSSAQGQYPAQTYPAQTQYPAQTQYPAQTQYPAEQQDVPEGYGTSSAGNGMPVESGSQTYQGAATATARQADDTTYHEDDLIGAAEGVFGKGAQGLADLIKDLLKKQGEPNGYIVGREAGGAFAVGVRYGSGTLFHKVEGERPVYWTGPSIGFDAGANAASTFVLVYNLYDTDDLYKRFGAGEGQAYLIGGFNVSYLRRGDTVLIPVRAGAGLRLGANIGYMKFSEKQRWLPF
- the cobA gene encoding uroporphyrinogen-III C-methyltransferase, giving the protein MIAPHHDDFPEGSVWLVGAGPGDPELLTRKAERLIASASVIFHDALVGPEVLALAPRRSRKVYVGKRSGRHSKEQKAIDALIVEAALAGERVVRLKGGDPSIFGRSTEELDACRAAGVAVRVCPGVTAASAAAAGLGASLTLRGLARKLTFVTAHARAGEELVLDWERLADPEATLAVYMGKAAAGQVSARLIEAGLPATTPVALVENASLPQERTFHTQLSLLPLAARTALGDGPALLLIGEALRQSEAPAVSLAAQRGTSLQEL
- a CDS encoding nitrate reductase, encoding MAPIRTTCAYCGVGCGIVAEVSGGDDRGVVIAGDRSHPANGGRLCSKGTHLGETVGLEGRLLHPVVDGARTDWDGALDAVAHRMRKAIDEHGPESVAFYVSGQLLTEDYYAANKLMKGFIGTGNIDTNSRLCMASAVAAYNRAFGEDVVPCSYEDLDAADLIVLVGSNTAWCHPVVWQRIEKTRERRGTKIVVIDPRRTETAEQADLHIPVAPDGDVALFNALLARMMALGMHDHAFLNGRVEVDPDFWTGLDCDPGIAPKLFEQLCTLVVAHPRMITLFSQGSNQSVAGTDKGNAIINLHLATGRINRIGAGPFSITGQPNAMGGREVGGLASTLACHLGFSEDERRDVAAFWKAPQLCSGPGLKAVDMFRAVHEGKIKFLWVMATNPAVSMPDSGFVREALARCETLVVSDVIAGTDTARHADILLPAEAWGEKDGTVTNSERRVSRQRRLFASPGEARADWRIIAGVAARMGWEAAFDWPNAASVFREYAAMTRLSAARGLCLDLTAHADLSDEAYETMQPFQWGGERPLAWRFPRPSGKARMVTVRPSAQSFDRAFPLRLNTARYRDQWHTMTRTGLSATLSQHRPEPLLEVHPADAAKDGLHDGGLARIVTRQGSAVFRVMVSEGQRRGEICVPMHWADAMSGEGRANLLPGQQVDPVSGQPGFKNNAARAMPLTPDWQAFLVLREAIEPHGLLYWTRSKVAAGWLYELAGEGSVDLDALLPEGERLEVADFARGMRRIAVRGEDGVLLAAAFLTRKGRLPQRAWVAGQLGLDEASACELLAARPSTPQPDRGPIVCVCHGVGANDITAAAESGADTVAAIGSCTRAGTNCGSCRPAIAKLLEACSNTTREPAE